One window of Akkermansia biwaensis genomic DNA carries:
- a CDS encoding phosphodiester glycosidase family protein — protein sequence MMNIFRLLALLLCVSSLVHAEHRVFTKKDGFLSMKDKLNVYFFRSDTHRLLVRDEGSVKTPRYGSLDKAMRRSPCVAGVNGGFFGADAAGTPLGLVVQDGKRLFPLASGSFAVSGVVYSGGKNGLELVRSSVLKRMKSLPTMQAAIQGGPFLVENGTAVKGLNAEKSTYRTFIATDGGKRWCIGVSSSLTLKELAAWLSIPGALGDFKVKTALNLDGGASSAFWCHESGISYPSFKQVRNYLGVAPLSGR from the coding sequence ATGATGAACATTTTCCGCCTCCTTGCCCTGCTCCTGTGCGTTTCCAGCCTTGTCCACGCGGAACACCGCGTCTTTACGAAGAAGGACGGCTTCCTCTCCATGAAGGACAAGCTGAACGTGTACTTTTTCCGGTCGGACACGCACCGCCTGCTGGTGCGCGACGAAGGCAGCGTGAAAACTCCCCGCTATGGCTCTCTGGACAAGGCCATGCGCAGAAGCCCGTGCGTAGCCGGGGTGAACGGCGGCTTCTTCGGCGCGGATGCGGCGGGAACTCCCCTGGGGCTGGTCGTCCAGGACGGCAAACGCCTTTTCCCGCTGGCCTCCGGCTCCTTTGCCGTGTCCGGAGTCGTTTACTCCGGAGGCAAAAACGGCCTGGAACTGGTGCGCAGCTCCGTTCTTAAACGGATGAAAAGCCTCCCCACCATGCAGGCCGCCATCCAGGGCGGCCCCTTTCTGGTGGAAAACGGAACGGCCGTCAAAGGCCTGAACGCGGAAAAATCCACCTACCGCACCTTCATTGCCACGGACGGCGGCAAACGGTGGTGCATCGGCGTTTCTTCCTCACTGACGCTGAAGGAACTGGCGGCATGGCTGTCCATTCCGGGCGCTCTGGGCGACTTCAAGGTAAAGACGGCGCTGAACCTGGACGGAGGTGCCTCCTCCGCCTTCTGGTGCCATGAGTCCGGCATCTCCTACCCTTCCTTCAAGCAGGTCAGGAATTATCTGGGGGTGGCTCCCCTCTCCGGTCGGTAA